One stretch of Pseudobdellovibrionaceae bacterium DNA includes these proteins:
- a CDS encoding radical SAM protein — protein sequence MVKVNEIFFSLQGESSKMGLPTIFIRLSGCHLRCQYCDTKYAYHKGEQLDILTLMQKIQKYPSKHVCITGGEPLLQKDVYPLMTQLCDKSYHVSLETSGDKSTVLVDSRVKKIIDIKTPHSKACAPVHKDNLKNLFNTELKFVICSDEDFDWAEKFIQENHLTHSKVLYSPSWGEITATHLAEKILAAGSSAQLQIQLHKYLWPNKQQGV from the coding sequence ATAGTAAAAGTTAACGAAATTTTTTTTAGTCTTCAAGGGGAAAGTAGCAAGATGGGCTTGCCTACTATTTTCATTCGCCTGTCTGGTTGCCACCTTCGGTGCCAATACTGTGATACAAAATACGCCTATCATAAAGGGGAGCAGCTAGATATTTTAACGCTTATGCAAAAAATACAAAAGTACCCCAGCAAACATGTTTGTATTACGGGGGGGGAACCTTTGTTGCAAAAAGATGTGTACCCTTTAATGACGCAACTGTGTGATAAATCTTATCACGTTTCCCTAGAAACTAGTGGAGACAAAAGTACAGTGCTGGTAGACTCTCGAGTAAAAAAAATTATTGATATAAAAACTCCTCACAGCAAGGCCTGTGCCCCTGTTCACAAGGATAACCTAAAAAACCTGTTTAATACGGAGTTAAAGTTTGTAATTTGCTCTGACGAAGACTTTGATTGGGCAGAGAAATTTATCCAAGAAAACCATTTAACCCACTCTAAGGTTTTGTATTCGCCCTCTTGGGGTGAAATCACAGCTACGCACTTAGCAGAAAAAATTTTAGCCGCTGGATCGTCTGCCCAGCTACAAATTCAACTACACAAATATTTATGGCCCAATAAGCAACAAGGCGTTTAA
- a CDS encoding site-specific DNA inversion stimulation factor yields MGPSQNSADKDLSHYSCSDHLFVADITETSLEEIIYCKLEYLFKNSVLDDVENLFDILKEQMERPLIELALKKHKGNQLKAAHLLGFSRNTLKKKITDYQICIKKHTRFISQ; encoded by the coding sequence ATGGGTCCATCTCAAAATAGTGCCGACAAAGACCTTTCCCATTATAGTTGTTCTGATCATCTTTTTGTAGCCGATATTACAGAGACTAGCTTAGAAGAAATAATTTACTGCAAGCTAGAATACTTATTTAAAAATTCTGTTTTAGATGATGTAGAAAATTTATTTGATATTTTAAAAGAACAAATGGAAAGACCTTTAATTGAGCTGGCTTTAAAAAAACATAAGGGCAACCAATTAAAAGCAGCACATCTTTTGGGTTTCAGTCGCAATACATTAAAAAAGAAAATTACCGATTACCAAATTTGTATTAAAAAACATACTCGGTTTATTTCCCAATAA